A region from the Mycolicibacterium litorale genome encodes:
- the recC gene encoding exodeoxyribonuclease V subunit gamma, which yields MPFHLHRAERTDLLADGLGTLLSTPLSDPFAEELVIVPAKGVERWLSQRLSHVLGRGSGDDGVCAGITFRNPRSLIAQIMGGSSGTGEDDPWAPDALVWPLLEVIDDNLDQPWCTTLATHLGHFEHGEERELRQSRRYAVARRLARLFASYARQRPQLLVDWLAGGTADLDDDLRWQPHLWRALVGSIPADPPHIRHAEVVARLRESPSDLPERLSLFGHTRLPATEVELLEALATHHDLHLWLPHPSDDLWTSLTAHRGPVRRRDDTTHRDVGHPLLATLGRDLRELQRSLPADPRTDEYLHRPAGPAAHPDTLLGWLQSDIAANAVRPTGRHLQPGDRSVQVHSCHGAARQIDVLREVLLGLLADDPTLEPRDILVMCPDIEHYAALIVAGFGLGDVVHGAHPAHRLRVKLADRALTQTNPLLGVAGQLLDLAGGRATASEVLNLAEAPSIRDRFTFSDDDLDVIGDWVREANIRWGFDRAHRVPYGVDFVQNTWRFGLDRVLAGVAMSDDSHAWLDTTLPLDDVSSDRVELAGRLADYVDRLQSCVENLSGTKPLDEWLEALRSGIAELTTVSDDDSWQTTQLEREFADVLVQAGPRRDTPLRLPDVKALLGRHLAGRPTRANFRTGTLTVCTMVPMRSVPHRVVCLVGLDDGVFPRLGVVDGDDALARDPMTGERDIRSEDRQLLLDAIGAATERLVVTYTGANEYSGQRKPPAVPLVELLDALDVTTESPVRDQIVVEHPLQPFDVRNVTPGALGVPGEPFTFDSTALTAATVATGHRAERPGLLTHPLPPPPQDDVALDDLIGFFKDPVKGFFRALDYTLPWDVDAVEDAMPVEIDALAEWQVGERMLDDMLRGLNPEQAQQAEWRRGSLPPGRLGWRKAQELRDQAAALATAAHRHRKQPPQAYDVDIPIGDGRRVTGTVPRVYGDRTVTVTYSKLDGRHLLASWIQLAALTAARPNPDWAAVCIGRAKRGGTRERLLGAPADAVEVLRDLVSMYDAGRREPIPLPPKTSYAWAEATHHRGEPRREAAFRWKSGRYPGEDAEPANARVWGPHAPLEDLVAAGLDGYATRLWLPMLAAERDPD from the coding sequence ATGCCATTCCATCTGCACCGGGCGGAACGCACCGACCTCCTGGCCGACGGACTCGGCACCCTGCTGTCCACTCCCCTTTCCGACCCGTTCGCCGAGGAGCTCGTCATCGTCCCGGCCAAGGGCGTCGAGCGGTGGCTGAGCCAGCGGTTGTCCCATGTCCTCGGCCGCGGTTCGGGTGACGACGGCGTCTGTGCGGGCATCACGTTCCGCAACCCGCGCTCGCTGATCGCTCAGATCATGGGCGGATCATCCGGCACCGGCGAGGACGACCCGTGGGCGCCCGACGCGCTCGTGTGGCCCCTGCTCGAGGTCATCGACGACAACCTCGACCAACCGTGGTGCACCACCCTGGCCACCCACCTCGGCCACTTCGAACACGGGGAGGAAAGAGAACTCCGGCAGAGCCGCCGCTACGCCGTCGCCCGCCGCCTCGCCAGGCTGTTCGCGTCCTATGCGCGGCAACGCCCGCAACTGCTCGTCGACTGGCTGGCCGGTGGCACCGCCGACCTCGACGACGATCTGCGGTGGCAACCCCACCTGTGGCGCGCGCTCGTCGGCAGCATCCCCGCCGACCCGCCGCACATCCGGCACGCCGAAGTCGTCGCGCGCCTTCGTGAGTCACCCAGCGACCTGCCCGAACGTCTGTCGCTGTTCGGCCACACCCGACTGCCCGCCACCGAGGTCGAACTGCTCGAGGCGCTGGCCACCCACCACGACCTGCACCTGTGGCTGCCGCACCCCAGCGACGACCTCTGGACGTCGCTGACCGCCCACCGCGGACCCGTCCGGCGCCGCGACGACACCACCCACCGCGACGTCGGCCACCCGCTGCTCGCCACCCTCGGCCGCGACCTGCGCGAACTGCAGCGCAGCCTGCCCGCCGACCCCCGAACCGACGAATACCTGCATCGACCGGCCGGCCCCGCCGCCCATCCCGACACCCTGCTCGGCTGGCTGCAGTCCGACATCGCCGCCAACGCCGTGCGTCCCACAGGTCGCCATCTGCAGCCCGGCGACCGCTCGGTGCAGGTGCACAGCTGCCACGGCGCCGCCCGTCAGATCGACGTGCTGCGTGAGGTGCTGCTCGGGCTGCTCGCCGACGATCCCACGCTCGAACCGCGCGACATCCTCGTCATGTGCCCGGACATCGAGCACTACGCGGCGCTGATCGTCGCCGGATTCGGGCTCGGCGACGTCGTCCACGGCGCCCACCCCGCGCACCGGCTGCGCGTCAAACTCGCCGACCGTGCGCTCACCCAGACCAACCCGCTGCTCGGCGTCGCCGGCCAACTCCTCGACCTGGCGGGCGGGCGCGCCACCGCCTCGGAGGTGCTCAACCTCGCGGAGGCGCCGTCGATCCGCGACCGGTTCACGTTCAGCGACGACGACCTCGACGTGATCGGCGACTGGGTCCGCGAGGCCAACATCCGGTGGGGTTTCGACCGCGCACACCGGGTGCCCTACGGCGTCGACTTCGTCCAGAACACCTGGCGATTCGGACTGGACCGGGTGCTCGCCGGCGTCGCGATGTCCGACGATTCGCACGCCTGGCTCGACACCACGCTTCCGCTCGACGACGTCAGCAGCGACCGCGTCGAACTCGCCGGCCGGCTCGCCGACTACGTCGACCGGCTGCAGAGCTGCGTCGAAAACCTCAGCGGGACGAAGCCACTCGACGAATGGCTGGAAGCGCTGCGCTCCGGCATCGCCGAGTTGACCACCGTCTCCGATGACGACAGTTGGCAGACAACGCAATTGGAGCGCGAATTCGCCGACGTGTTGGTCCAGGCCGGTCCGCGGCGCGACACGCCCCTGAGGCTGCCCGACGTCAAGGCGCTGCTGGGCCGCCACCTCGCCGGCCGGCCCACCCGCGCGAACTTCCGCACCGGCACGCTGACCGTCTGCACCATGGTGCCGATGCGCTCGGTCCCGCACCGGGTGGTGTGCCTGGTCGGACTCGACGACGGGGTGTTCCCACGGCTCGGCGTGGTCGACGGCGACGACGCGCTGGCCCGCGACCCGATGACCGGCGAACGCGACATCCGCTCCGAGGACCGCCAACTGCTCCTCGACGCGATCGGCGCGGCGACGGAGAGACTCGTCGTCACCTACACCGGCGCCAACGAGTACTCCGGGCAGCGCAAACCGCCCGCGGTGCCGCTCGTCGAACTGCTCGACGCGCTCGACGTCACCACCGAGTCCCCGGTCCGCGACCAGATCGTGGTCGAACATCCCTTGCAGCCCTTCGATGTTCGCAACGTGACCCCCGGTGCGCTCGGTGTGCCGGGCGAGCCGTTCACGTTCGATTCGACCGCGCTGACCGCCGCGACCGTCGCCACCGGTCACCGCGCCGAGCGGCCGGGCCTCCTCACCCACCCGCTGCCGCCACCGCCGCAGGACGACGTCGCGCTCGACGATCTGATCGGCTTCTTCAAGGATCCGGTCAAGGGCTTCTTCCGCGCGCTCGACTACACGCTGCCCTGGGACGTCGACGCCGTCGAGGACGCCATGCCGGTGGAGATCGACGCGCTGGCCGAATGGCAGGTCGGCGAACGGATGCTCGACGACATGCTGCGCGGACTGAACCCCGAACAGGCCCAGCAGGCGGAGTGGCGTCGCGGCTCGCTGCCACCCGGCCGGCTCGGCTGGCGCAAGGCCCAGGAACTGCGCGACCAGGCCGCCGCGCTGGCCACCGCCGCCCACCGCCACCGCAAGCAACCGCCGCAGGCCTACGACGTCGACATCCCCATCGGCGACGGCCGCCGCGTCACCGGCACCGTGCCGAGGGTGTACGGCGACCGCACGGTCACCGTCACCTACTCCAAACTCGACGGGCGTCACCTGCTCGCCTCGTGGATCCAGTTGGCCGCGTTGACCGCTGCGCGCCCGAACCCGGACTGGGCCGCGGTCTGCATCGGCCGCGCCAAACGCGGCGGCACACGGGAACGGCTGCTCGGCGCACCGGCCGACGCGGTCGAGGTGCTGCGGGATCTGGTGAGCATGTACGACGCGGGCCGCCGTGAGCCGATTCCCCTGCCCCCCAAGACGTCGTACGCGTGGGCGGAGGCGACGCACCACCGCGGTGAACCCCGGCGGGAGGCGGCCTTCCGGTGGAAGTCGGGCCGCTACCCCGGTGAGGACGCCGAACCCGCCAACGCCCGGGTGTGGGGTCCGCACGCACCCCTCGAGGACCTCGTCGCTGCCGGGCTCGACGGGTACGCCACCCGGCTGTGGCTGCCGATGCTCGCCGCCGAGAGGGACCCCGACTGA
- a CDS encoding NAD(P)/FAD-dependent oxidoreductase, producing the protein MATSSGLIAVGSGPAGLSAAAAFRERHPNLRVQILTADPAMPYAKPPLSKDFLCGRDHHVDLHTPGWFDRRRLELVRGITVDHIDLDAREVVTRGGRRYPYWNLVLAPGATPVPLDVPGAGNALQLRSLADAVTIRMTALHARTAVVIGGGLIGCEAAACLAGNGIVTTVVAGEPVPLQRRFGLDAGERIAKLLSDCGVRFLGPARVVEVRDDGVTLDDGGALDADLVVAATGVRPDARLAESAGIRTHGGRIVVNERMHTSAPNVYAAGDVALAYNVAAGRPIPTEHWRDAADQGEIAGTSAAGHPTAWAKVPSFQCAIGEARLKYRGWGLPYEGARLVDHRDGFTVWYESGGEVVGVLSLNADEDYRSAADLLGHGS; encoded by the coding sequence GTGGCAACGTCGTCAGGGTTGATCGCGGTCGGCAGCGGTCCGGCCGGTCTCAGCGCGGCCGCGGCGTTTCGCGAGCGGCATCCGAACCTGCGCGTGCAGATCCTGACCGCCGACCCCGCGATGCCCTACGCCAAGCCGCCGCTGAGCAAGGACTTCCTGTGCGGCCGCGACCACCACGTCGACCTCCACACGCCGGGTTGGTTCGACCGCCGGCGCCTCGAACTCGTCCGCGGCATCACCGTCGACCACATCGACCTCGACGCCCGCGAGGTCGTCACCCGCGGCGGGCGCCGCTACCCGTACTGGAACCTCGTGCTCGCCCCCGGCGCCACCCCGGTCCCGCTCGACGTGCCCGGCGCCGGGAACGCGCTGCAACTGCGCTCCCTCGCCGACGCCGTCACCATCCGGATGACGGCCCTGCACGCCCGCACCGCCGTCGTGATCGGCGGCGGGCTGATCGGCTGCGAGGCCGCGGCCTGCCTGGCCGGCAACGGCATCGTCACGACGGTCGTCGCCGGTGAACCGGTGCCACTGCAGCGCCGGTTCGGCCTCGACGCCGGTGAGCGCATCGCGAAGCTGTTGTCCGACTGCGGGGTTCGCTTCCTCGGTCCGGCGCGTGTGGTGGAGGTGCGTGACGACGGGGTGACGCTGGACGACGGCGGCGCCCTCGACGCGGACCTCGTCGTCGCCGCCACCGGCGTGCGCCCGGATGCGCGGTTGGCCGAATCGGCGGGCATCCGCACCCACGGCGGCCGCATCGTCGTGAACGAACGCATGCACACGTCGGCGCCCAACGTCTACGCCGCGGGCGACGTCGCGCTGGCCTACAACGTGGCCGCGGGCAGGCCGATCCCGACTGAACACTGGCGCGACGCGGCCGACCAGGGCGAGATCGCCGGGACCTCGGCGGCGGGGCATCCGACGGCGTGGGCGAAGGTGCCGAGTTTCCAGTGCGCGATCGGCGAGGCGCGGCTCAAGTACCGAGGGTGGGGGCTGCCGTACGAGGGCGCCCGCCTCGTCGACCACCGGGACGGGTTCACCGTCTGGTACGAATCCGGCGGCGAGGTGGTCGGCGTGCTCAGTCTGAACGCCGATGAGGACTATCGCTCGGCAGCCGACCTCCTCGGCCACGGGTCCTGA
- a CDS encoding MFS transporter: protein MTAQTTAPVTPRGALGLMFDPVFGALFWGKIFSVVAVWTHGIVAAIVMYEATGSALMVGLVGVVQFAPQLILSPTSGKWADTGNPARQILLGRVLCLAGSGLVAVWLAISEREAAAGVLLGTLLVGIGFVVGGPAMQSIVPNLIRDGELSTAMALNSIPMTIGRMIGPVIGAYLAAHLGYAEGFAVSAVLHLIFALFLLVVRFPAPRPHRDGADYRVRAALKYVWRDKPLFLALLAVTTVGFAADPSITLTPSMADALGGDTRLVGLLSAVFGIGAALSMVVLALLRGRIAAGWVSSVGLWLLGAGCAVLAVATVTPVALLGFGLAGCGFGWAMTGLSTVVQERAPEELRGRIMALWLVGFLGSRPIAAAALGGAADAVNVYVAFVVAALAVVIVAVMCRPSALTGALPG, encoded by the coding sequence ATGACCGCGCAGACCACGGCGCCGGTCACGCCGCGCGGCGCGCTCGGCCTCATGTTCGACCCGGTGTTCGGGGCGCTGTTCTGGGGCAAGATCTTCTCGGTCGTCGCGGTGTGGACACACGGCATCGTCGCGGCGATCGTCATGTACGAGGCGACGGGCTCCGCGCTGATGGTGGGACTGGTCGGCGTCGTCCAGTTCGCACCGCAGCTCATCCTCAGCCCCACCAGCGGCAAATGGGCCGACACCGGCAATCCGGCGCGGCAGATCCTGCTCGGCCGGGTGCTGTGCCTCGCCGGATCGGGATTGGTGGCGGTGTGGCTGGCCATCTCCGAACGCGAGGCCGCGGCCGGCGTGCTGCTCGGCACGCTGCTGGTCGGGATCGGGTTCGTGGTGGGCGGTCCGGCGATGCAGTCGATCGTGCCCAACCTCATCCGCGACGGCGAGCTGTCGACGGCCATGGCGCTCAACAGCATTCCGATGACGATCGGCCGGATGATCGGACCGGTCATCGGCGCGTACCTGGCGGCGCACCTCGGCTATGCCGAAGGGTTCGCGGTCAGCGCCGTCCTGCACCTGATCTTCGCGCTCTTCCTCCTGGTGGTGCGCTTCCCCGCGCCCCGGCCGCACCGCGACGGCGCCGACTACCGGGTGCGGGCGGCGCTGAAGTACGTCTGGCGGGACAAGCCGTTGTTCCTGGCGCTGCTCGCGGTGACGACGGTCGGGTTCGCGGCCGACCCGTCGATCACGCTGACGCCGTCGATGGCCGACGCGCTCGGCGGGGACACCCGGCTGGTCGGTCTGCTGTCGGCGGTGTTCGGGATCGGCGCGGCGCTGAGCATGGTGGTGCTCGCGCTGCTGCGCGGGCGGATCGCGGCGGGATGGGTGTCGTCGGTCGGGCTGTGGCTGTTGGGCGCCGGGTGCGCGGTACTGGCGGTCGCGACGGTGACGCCGGTGGCGCTGCTGGGCTTCGGGCTGGCGGGTTGCGGTTTCGGGTGGGCGATGACGGGGCTGAGCACCGTCGTGCAGGAGCGGGCACCGGAGGAGCTGCGCGGCCGGATCATGGCGCTGTGGCTGGTCGGATTCCTCGGCTCTCGGCCGATCGCGGCGGCCGCACTCGGCGGCGCCGCCGACGCGGTGAACGTCTACGTGGCGTTCGTGGTGGCCGCGCTCGCGGTGGTGATCGTCGCCGTGATGTGCCGGCCGTCGGCGTTGACGGGAGCGTTGCCGGGCTGA
- a CDS encoding MarR family winged helix-turn-helix transcriptional regulator, whose protein sequence is MHITVPPSRYDHLDELLTRIHVARQRPEWWRQLLAQIAPGATVSTLRVLRAVEQCELNGRGASIGDVADYMAVEHSTASRTVGSVVAAGLLSKSLAAEDQRRCVLVLTDAGRNALAAVTDRRREIVADVVHDWPQSDVDALVGLLGRLVTDFERGVRA, encoded by the coding sequence ATGCATATAACCGTGCCGCCGTCGCGCTACGACCACCTCGACGAGCTGCTGACCCGGATCCACGTCGCCCGGCAGCGGCCCGAATGGTGGCGGCAACTCCTCGCGCAGATCGCTCCGGGCGCGACGGTCTCGACGCTGCGGGTACTGCGCGCCGTCGAGCAGTGTGAGCTGAACGGGCGCGGGGCATCCATCGGCGATGTCGCCGACTACATGGCCGTCGAACATTCCACTGCCAGCCGGACCGTCGGATCCGTCGTCGCCGCCGGGCTGTTGAGCAAGAGCCTGGCCGCCGAGGATCAGCGCCGCTGCGTGCTGGTGCTCACCGACGCCGGGCGCAACGCGCTGGCCGCCGTGACCGACCGCCGCCGCGAGATCGTCGCCGACGTGGTCCACGACTGGCCGCAAAGCGACGTCGACGCGCTGGTCGGTCTGCTCGGCCGGCTCGTCACGGACTTCGAACGCGGGGTGCGCGCATGA
- the usfY gene encoding protein UsfY: protein MKGAHHDPIDHSRTCQPRAGESFIDTLWFPGLVLIALGVIGLAAIVASAAYGQTDLVLPLALVTGAVVTAGGGLIALEHRRVLRIERLWQSEHPDATRHHAV from the coding sequence ATGAAGGGCGCGCATCACGATCCCATCGACCATTCGCGGACCTGTCAGCCACGCGCGGGCGAATCGTTCATCGACACCCTCTGGTTTCCCGGACTGGTGTTGATCGCGCTCGGCGTCATCGGGTTGGCGGCCATCGTGGCGTCCGCCGCGTATGGGCAGACCGATCTGGTGCTCCCGCTGGCACTGGTCACCGGCGCCGTGGTGACCGCGGGCGGCGGCCTGATCGCCCTCGAGCACCGGCGGGTGTTGCGCATCGAGAGGCTATGGCAGAGCGAACATCCGGACGCCACGCGCCACCACGCCGTCTGA
- a CDS encoding LLM class flavin-dependent oxidoreductase translates to MHLLGFVQHGVMNHASTMWAHPRDKVGYHWSRPEFWRDLGRTMERGLFDAMFIADELAPYTTYKGSSDPVVKYAGQCPVHEPATLVPIVGAFTKHLGIGITLSTSFVPPYMMARHLSTLDHLTGGRVGWNIVTSYSKSEFQAMGKENLTPRDKRYEVVEEYMQLLYQLWDSWDDDAILYDRENGVFADPAKVREVDFQGEFFQSKGRHFVAPSPQRRPVLWQAGSSEQGREFASKHAESVFGIFPTPKSMRAYADDIRTRADNHGRDPESVKLIYGLQTIIDRDKSRANDRYAEFVENVQIESALGILSGHTGFDFSTLGLDDNVVDADVQGIRGLFDAILEAKDGAPVTVREAAQIYGVSMGAPVAVGTPSDVADQMEQYIDEGGCNGFMMLATDTPGCFNDMTELLVPELQRRGRFRTRYPGTTLRESLQEY, encoded by the coding sequence ATGCACCTGCTGGGCTTCGTCCAGCACGGCGTCATGAACCACGCGTCGACGATGTGGGCGCATCCGCGTGACAAGGTGGGCTACCACTGGTCGCGTCCGGAGTTCTGGCGTGACCTCGGCCGGACGATGGAACGCGGGCTGTTCGACGCGATGTTCATCGCCGACGAACTCGCGCCGTACACCACCTACAAGGGCAGTTCGGATCCGGTGGTGAAGTACGCCGGTCAGTGTCCGGTGCACGAGCCGGCGACGCTGGTGCCCATCGTCGGGGCGTTCACCAAGCACCTCGGCATCGGGATCACGCTGTCGACTTCCTTTGTGCCGCCGTACATGATGGCGCGCCACCTGTCGACGCTGGATCACCTGACCGGCGGCCGCGTCGGCTGGAACATCGTCACCTCGTACTCGAAGAGCGAGTTCCAGGCGATGGGCAAGGAAAACCTCACCCCGCGCGACAAGCGTTACGAGGTGGTCGAGGAATACATGCAGCTGCTGTACCAGCTGTGGGACTCCTGGGACGACGACGCGATCCTCTACGACCGGGAGAACGGCGTGTTCGCCGACCCGGCCAAGGTGCGTGAGGTCGACTTCCAGGGTGAGTTCTTCCAGTCCAAGGGCCGCCACTTCGTCGCACCGTCGCCGCAGCGCCGGCCGGTGCTGTGGCAGGCCGGCTCGTCGGAGCAGGGTCGCGAGTTCGCTTCCAAGCACGCCGAATCGGTGTTCGGGATCTTCCCGACGCCCAAGAGCATGCGGGCCTACGCCGACGACATCCGCACCCGTGCCGACAACCACGGCCGCGACCCGGAGTCGGTGAAGCTGATCTACGGGTTGCAGACGATCATCGATCGCGACAAGTCGCGGGCCAACGACCGCTACGCCGAGTTCGTCGAGAACGTGCAGATCGAGAGTGCACTCGGAATCCTCTCGGGTCACACGGGTTTCGACTTTTCGACGCTCGGGCTGGACGACAACGTCGTCGACGCCGACGTGCAGGGCATCCGTGGGTTGTTCGACGCGATCCTCGAGGCCAAGGACGGTGCGCCGGTCACCGTGCGCGAAGCCGCGCAGATCTACGGCGTCTCGATGGGTGCGCCGGTCGCGGTCGGCACGCCGTCGGATGTCGCCGATCAGATGGAGCAGTACATCGACGAGGGTGGCTGTAACGGCTTCATGATGCTGGCCACCGACACGCCGGGCTGCTTCAACGACATGACCGAGCTGTTGGTGCCGGAGTTGCAGCGGCGCGGCCGGTTCCGCACCCGCTACCCCGGGACGACGCTGCGCGAGAGCCTGCAGGAGTACTGA
- a CDS encoding sodium:solute symporter family transporter → MFQPSNLSPGIGFALMLGLGAFMFVVAFTVRTMVKNTHDFVIADRRIGFGFGVGSVIAVWTWSMAVMMSSAQAFTFGTSGLIWFVVPNGLAVMVMVPFALRLRRQMPAGYTIVEFIRARFQNKPATTVMLVAMLLGLLAEIFINLFGVVLVMGVVFELNPTVVLIVTLATVTVYSYFGGLWTSAITATFNTLLITVPAALVVLYVLHKVGGPELVFQRVDAAGPNTLNAFDGSAAAGFGISLALGLLASTMADQTFWQKAWALKPASMGRTFVWAGMWFYPIPIVLGLLGLVGLAFDVNPADLGDAGPGGIGPYVVSHLGLPIVLVALYVLIILNACYSSIDGAFSALSSVVAVDVLKRAKPDIAPKSLFRYTKASILVAGVIGGVVVSSGIDYVQLVNTVFFLKAALIIPLALAIFWKRMTSTAFVTSLVLAIAIGYPVRETVGELQGIITLEAISLVAAVGISLLSRQSFDFATLRNRSDALTDERPVDTADIADPDPVR, encoded by the coding sequence GTGTTCCAACCGTCCAACCTGTCGCCAGGTATCGGCTTCGCGCTGATGCTGGGGCTCGGCGCCTTCATGTTCGTCGTCGCGTTCACCGTCCGGACGATGGTGAAGAACACCCACGACTTCGTGATCGCCGACCGGCGGATCGGCTTCGGCTTCGGTGTCGGCTCGGTGATCGCGGTGTGGACGTGGTCGATGGCGGTGATGATGTCCTCGGCGCAGGCGTTCACCTTCGGCACGTCCGGGCTCATCTGGTTCGTCGTCCCGAACGGCCTCGCGGTGATGGTGATGGTGCCGTTCGCGCTGCGGCTGCGCCGCCAGATGCCAGCCGGCTACACGATCGTCGAGTTCATCCGCGCTCGCTTCCAGAACAAGCCGGCCACCACGGTCATGCTCGTCGCGATGCTGCTGGGCCTGCTCGCCGAGATCTTCATCAACCTGTTCGGCGTCGTCCTCGTCATGGGCGTGGTCTTCGAACTCAACCCGACCGTCGTCCTGATCGTCACGCTCGCCACGGTGACGGTGTACTCCTACTTCGGCGGGCTGTGGACCTCGGCGATCACCGCCACCTTCAACACCCTGCTGATCACCGTCCCGGCGGCGCTGGTGGTGCTCTACGTCCTGCACAAGGTCGGCGGACCCGAGCTGGTGTTCCAGCGCGTCGACGCGGCGGGCCCGAACACGCTCAACGCCTTCGACGGTTCGGCCGCAGCGGGATTCGGCATCTCACTGGCGCTCGGCCTGCTCGCCTCCACGATGGCCGATCAGACGTTCTGGCAGAAGGCGTGGGCGCTCAAACCCGCGTCGATGGGCCGCACCTTCGTGTGGGCGGGGATGTGGTTCTACCCGATCCCGATCGTGCTGGGCCTGCTCGGCCTGGTGGGGCTCGCCTTCGACGTGAACCCGGCCGACCTCGGCGACGCCGGACCCGGCGGCATCGGCCCGTATGTGGTCAGCCACCTCGGCCTGCCGATCGTGCTGGTCGCGCTCTACGTGCTGATCATCCTCAACGCCTGCTACTCGTCGATCGACGGCGCGTTCTCGGCGCTGTCGTCGGTGGTGGCCGTCGACGTCCTCAAACGCGCGAAGCCCGACATCGCGCCGAAGTCGCTGTTCCGCTACACGAAAGCGTCGATCCTGGTGGCCGGCGTGATCGGCGGCGTGGTGGTCAGCTCCGGGATCGACTACGTTCAGCTGGTCAACACCGTCTTCTTTCTCAAGGCCGCGTTGATCATTCCGCTCGCGCTGGCCATCTTCTGGAAACGCATGACGTCGACGGCGTTCGTCACCAGCCTGGTGCTGGCCATCGCGATCGGCTACCCGGTGCGCGAAACCGTCGGCGAACTACAGGGAATCATCACCTTGGAGGCGATCTCACTCGTGGCAGCCGTAGGCATCAGCCTGTTGTCCAGACAGTCCTTCGACTTCGCGACGCTGCGCAACCGCAGTGACGCGTTGACCGACGAGCGCCCCGTCGACACGGCGGACATCGCGGATCCGGATCCGGTCCGATGA
- a CDS encoding magnesium transporter CorA family protein, which produces MSDVRGRVWHNGEPRDGFEFSQISECLADPGTLVWADVYASDHAILKELAHELGLNEWAVEDAVAESERTKATVYSTHTFFTVYSVDTREPESDTDSALTIHRISGFVLPQGLITVRLSPDFDIDAVSDRFDELGGQEFGVGALVHALLDTVVDSHFTAVQYLDDAIEAIEDVLFGDQLPANGLQRKTFQLRKDLVHLRRVVLPMREVVNSIQHRRQDARISPELDPRYADLYDHVLRASEWTESLRDMITTVFETNLSLQDARLNMVMKKLTGWAAIIAVPTAITGFYGQNVLYPGIETVAGFVTSSVIILLLVAVLYVMFRRRDWL; this is translated from the coding sequence GTGAGCGACGTCCGGGGCCGGGTCTGGCACAACGGCGAACCACGCGACGGCTTCGAGTTCTCGCAGATCTCGGAGTGCCTCGCCGACCCGGGCACGCTCGTGTGGGCCGACGTCTACGCGTCCGACCACGCGATCCTCAAGGAGCTCGCCCACGAACTCGGCCTCAACGAGTGGGCCGTCGAGGACGCGGTCGCCGAATCCGAACGCACGAAGGCCACCGTCTACTCCACGCACACGTTCTTCACCGTCTACAGCGTCGACACCCGCGAGCCGGAGTCCGACACCGACTCGGCGCTGACGATCCACCGCATCTCGGGGTTCGTACTGCCGCAGGGGCTGATCACCGTGCGGCTCTCGCCCGACTTCGACATCGACGCCGTATCCGACCGGTTCGACGAGCTGGGCGGCCAGGAGTTCGGGGTGGGTGCGCTCGTCCACGCCCTGCTCGACACGGTGGTCGACAGCCATTTCACCGCGGTCCAGTACCTCGACGACGCCATCGAGGCGATCGAAGACGTGCTGTTCGGCGACCAGCTTCCCGCGAATGGATTGCAACGCAAGACGTTTCAGCTGCGCAAGGACCTCGTGCACCTGCGGCGGGTGGTGTTGCCGATGCGTGAGGTCGTCAACTCCATCCAGCACCGCCGGCAGGACGCCAGGATCTCCCCCGAACTCGATCCGAGGTACGCCGACCTCTACGACCACGTGTTGCGGGCGTCGGAGTGGACGGAATCGCTGCGCGACATGATCACCACGGTGTTCGAGACGAACCTGTCGCTGCAGGACGCGCGTCTGAACATGGTGATGAAGAAGCTGACGGGGTGGGCGGCGATCATCGCGGTGCCGACCGCGATCACCGGCTTCTACGGGCAGAACGTGCTGTACCCCGGGATCGAGACGGTCGCGGGCTTCGTCACCAGCTCGGTGATCATCCTGCTGCTGGTCGCGGTCCTCTACGTGATGTTCAGACGACGCGACTGGCTCTAG